The Alphaproteobacteria bacterium LSUCC0719 genome includes the window AAAATTCTGGCGCAAGGCATCCAGATCCACATTTTCTATCTGACTTTCAATCGAGATGTCGCCGACCTTGTATCTGGCCCCTTCCTTCAGGACGAAGGATACTGCAAATCCGCGACGATCCGGCAAAAGACCACCCTGCGCACGCGATACGTCAATGTCGGCATAGCCCCTGGACAGGTAGAACTGGCGCAACAGTCGGACATCATAGTCAAGCCGCGCCTCGTCATATTTATCCGAGGTCGCGAAAAAAGCCCACCAGTTGCTGACACGACTTGAAATCGCACGCCGCAAGGCTGAATCGGAAAAGCGCTCATTTCCGTTGAAGGTAATGGAACTGATCTTGATCAGCGGGCCTTCCTTGACGACAAAGGCCAGATCAACGCGGTTGTCATCAAGCTCGATGATCTGCGGATCGACAACAGCGGCGTAACGGCCAGCCGCCTGATACACCTTCAGCAGTTTCTGGCTTGCCTCGACGGCAAGCCGGCGGGTGAACACACGCCGCGGCTGAATATCAATGATTTCAAGAAGTTTTTCGTCATCAAGAGCATCATTGCCCTCGATATTCACCCTGTTGATGATAGGATTTTCGACAACATCGATGCGCAGAACCGAACCATCGATATCAATATTGATGTCCGCGAACAGATCGGTCTCGTAAAGACGTTCCAACGCAATGCTCAGCGAACTGCGACTGACACTGTCACCGACACGGACCGGCAGATAGGACAGCACCGTACCGATGGCAACCCGCCGGTTTCCCGACACTGCAATTTCCTCGACGCGGACCTGCTGGTCTGCGGATTGTGCGGTTACCGGCGATGTCGACCCCATTGCCAAAGCCAGCAATAACACAAGGATGAGCAGTGGTTTCGGCATGGCAGTCTTCTCCCGGTCTGTCAGCCAGACTATACCCATGCCGCCGAAGTTATCAAAGCGTGCATTTCAGACACAGCCTTCATCGCGTTCCTAGCCAATCAGCCGGGTGACATCGAACACAACAAGAACCACCGTCAATCCAAGTAGAATCGCAATCCCCCCGCGAAGCAGAACATTCTGGAGTTCAAGCGGGAGCGGTTTGCCAAAAAGTGCCTCGTAGAAGAAGAATACCAGATGCCCACCATCCAGCGCCGGGATCGGCATCAGATTGATCAGTCCCAGATTGATCGAAATGACCGCAGTCAGCAGGATAAAGGGAATGATCCCCTGCTGCAGCGCAGACCCCGAAATCTTGGCAATGCCAACCGGCCCCTGCACTTCACCTGCCTGCATCTTCCCGGTTCCAAGCCGGGCCAGCCCCCGCAGGATCATCACGGACATTCTGAACGCATCCGACGTCGCCGCGGCCAGGGCGCTGCCTGGAAGGAGACGTTCTCTGCTACCGCCCCCGGCTGATTTGACACCCAGCACCCCCATATAGAGCTGCATGGATTCATTGTATTGGGGTGTCGGTGTGACGGTGAAGTTCATTTCCCTGTCATCGCGCAAAACAGTGAATGCCAAGGGACGGCCGGGACTTTCCACGACAAGACCACGTAGATCGTTGAAATCGCGAACATTGATGCCATCAATGTCAGTAACGAGATCACCGGCCTGCAATCCAGCCTCGGCAGCAGCGCCATCCGGCAAAACCTCGCCGATCTGTGCCGGCAGGAAGATCTTGCCCGCCGTCATATACACCATCGCAAACAGCACAATGCCAAGAATGAAATTGGCGACAGGCCCGGCGGCGACGATGCCTATGCGCCACCACAGACCTGCTCCGGCAAAGCTGCCAGGAACGGTAGCGGCGTCACTGTTGGCGCCTCCGGCCTCGCTTTCATCACCGCGCATGCGAACATAGCCGCCAAGAGGAATCGCCGCGATCCGCCAGCGCGTGCCTGTTTTTGATGATGTCCAGCCATAGATTTCGGGACCGAACCCAATCGAGAACACCTCGACAATTACCCCGGCGCGGCGCGCCATCCAGTAGTGACCAAGCTCGTGGAAGAACACCACCGGGGTCAACAGCAGCAGAAACCCGATGATCAGCTGTAGCGCACTCAGTTCTGGCATGGTGGTAAAT containing:
- the rseP gene encoding RIP metalloprotease RseP, translated to MPELSALQLIIGFLLLLTPVVFFHELGHYWMARRAGVIVEVFSIGFGPEIYGWTSSKTGTRWRIAAIPLGGYVRMRGDESEAGGANSDAATVPGSFAGAGLWWRIGIVAAGPVANFILGIVLFAMVYMTAGKIFLPAQIGEVLPDGAAAEAGLQAGDLVTDIDGINVRDFNDLRGLVVESPGRPLAFTVLRDDREMNFTVTPTPQYNESMQLYMGVLGVKSAGGGSRERLLPGSALAAATSDAFRMSVMILRGLARLGTGKMQAGEVQGPVGIAKISGSALQQGIIPFILLTAVISINLGLINLMPIPALDGGHLVFFFYEALFGKPLPLELQNVLLRGGIAILLGLTVVLVVFDVTRLIG